GGCAAGAATCCGAACGCGGAAAAGTCGAAGCCGAACCAGCGAAACGTCAACGATGCAATGGCGAGCAGAAGCGGGTGGAACAGCGCGAGCAGCACTGGCAAGTCTATGCAGCCCGCGGTGACACGCGGCAAGACGGTTGGTGGCTTAAGACTTCGAAATTGGTAGTGACGTTGCTGGCGTCTCGGTGCGAAACGTACCGTTACAACTCCATTCGAACACGCTTGCCGCGGGGCCACACTCGTTCGTCCGCGCCGTACAAAGTTTGCGCGGCGATCGAGAACAATCTGTCGGCGCGACGTTCTCCAAGGAATGTAACGATCTCTAGCACCTGTTGATCAGCGCTTAGTCTAAGTCTAGCTTGGCCGACCGCTCCGCAACAGCTGCCGATAACCATGTCTGGCCGCCCACTTGGCACGAGCGAGATGGGTTTCATACGCGCGGCGGGCACGCTCCGGTTCATGTTCGGAATCAATGTGCAACACGACCTTTGCAACTTCTCGCCAGTCGGCGTCCTCTGCATCTGCGTCCAGAAGGCGCATATAGGTGACAGCGTGTTCTTGGTCGTAGGGCGTCAGGATCGAATCCGTTGGCGCTGCATCATTGACATCCGGATCGAGCGGCGGATTTTGCATGGCAATTTTCCCAAGACGAGATCGGGTCAATGACGGTGCTTGGCTAATTTCAGGGTGGGGGAGCGCAGGCGCTAGGTCAAGATCTCATCTGAGCAGCGCACGGTCCTCCCAGCACACAATCAGTTGTCAGTCGACGTGATGAACTCTCGCCGATCCTAATTTTGGGATACCAGATCCTCTTCCTAGCTCGAGCTCTGAGTTTGTCCTCTGAACCGGGGGTAAGGTCGTCGGAATTTGGTGGGCGATGATATGAACGAACGCCACCGAATGCTCGATGGTGGGTTCCGACGAAATTACTCCATCCTGTGGCGGGCGTCGCGTTTCTGACGGACGGCGAGTTCCGCAGACGTCGCCGCCTGCTCGCCGTGGCATTTTATGGTTTGTGCAGTGCTTGGTTCAGGATCGTAGCCAGCCGCACGCCCGCCTTGCTCAGCTGAATTCCGACGTCATTTGTTGCGGTCGTGACATAGTCGTCCGTCAACCGAAAGCTTCCACGCGCGTTGGTCGCTGGAAGCTGTCCATACGCATCATCCTTCGACAGCGCGAACAGAGCTGGCCCCGGTTGTTTGGACAGCGCCCCGCGAAAATTAAGTGGATTCCTGCCGGGTTATGCTGAAGGCGGGGCTTTACGATTTTGCTGTGGCGTCGGGAGGGCGTAAGCCCGACCAGAGCCGCAGCAAAATCGTTGGCGACGATCATGCGGCCGTCACCATCGTTTGCGCGCCGAAGTAAGCCTCGTCGGGCGTGCGTTCGTCAAGGCTCGAGTGAGGACGTCCTCGGTTGTAGAACGCCAGATATTTGGAAATCGATGCTCGCGCCTCGAGCACGCTGTCGTAAGCACGCAGATAGACTTCCTCGTATTTGACAGTGCGCCACAGCCGCTCGACGAACACGTTGTCGCGCCAGGCACCCTTGCCGTCCATGCTGATGGCGATGTTCGCGTCCAGCAGCACGCCGGTGAAGTCGAGGCTGGTGAACTGGCTACCCTGATCCGTGTTGAAGATCTCGGGCCTGCCGTGCTTCGCCAACGCCTCCTGGAGCGCTTCGACGCAGAATATCGTCTCCATCGTGATCGATACGCGATGGACCAACA
This region of Bradyrhizobium sp. CCGUVB1N3 genomic DNA includes:
- a CDS encoding DNA -binding domain-containing protein, with the protein product MQNPPLDPDVNDAAPTDSILTPYDQEHAVTYMRLLDADAEDADWREVAKVVLHIDSEHEPERARRAYETHLARAKWAARHGYRQLLRSGRPS